GCCACAAATGGGCACAAAGTGGACCCGATCAACGGAAACAAATCTTTAGTATGGTCAATCAACAATCAGGCAGCTCCTTTCGTACTAGGTCTATCGTTTTTGTTTGTAGCAGTGTTCACAGTGACATTATCCAGCACACCATGGATCTATACAAACGAGATACTGCCGGCAAGAGCTAAACACAAGGGTCTAGCAGTCTGTATGCTAATCGGATGGGCCGCCAATTTCATCCTGACTTTACTCGGCCCCCTCATGATGGCATCCATAACTTGGGGCACTTTCATTTTACTGGGATCTACAACGTTCATCATCGCGCTCTCAATACTACTATTTTTCCCCGATACCAAGGATTTGAGCTCAAAAGAGATCGAAGCTCTATACGAAAAGAACCTAATAAAAGAGGAACAACCCAAGACACCAATCGAGTCCGACAACGAATCAACAAGCGGAGCTGAACCCATTGGAATGCTCAATGCAGACGTCCAATCATCGATTGAAGTCCCCACGTTGCCCAAACTGTCAAATGCACACTAGTACTCCTTGCCTAGGTTGACCACTAACGTTTACTCATTGGGCCATTTAAGTAATTTTAAAAAGATTATATTCTTCACCAGAAACAGTAcaaaaataataaaaaaaaaacttGTACAGTAATCAATTGGCCAACCGTGATTTGTGGATGGGCCATTACTTCTTGAGCTCACGAACGAAGGAAACTGTCCCAACAGCGCTATTGTAGTGATGTTTCCTTAACAGGAAAGACTTCCAGAAGCCTACTGCCTCTCCAAGGCACGCGCCCCTTTTGGGCTACGCGAGGCAACTTTTAAGAACCTTTCAGGCAAGCTCGAGGACAAAATTCCCGAATCGGgatgattttttttcttgaCGTACTAATCgggagaagaagatcttctttttttcttttccCTTGCGACCACGGCGGCTAGACAATAGAGAAAAGCTTCTTCTGCCAAATGCTTGCTTCCACATTAGGCAACGAAAGATCTTATCGGTCTAGAAAAGTTTTGTGCAATTGCCTGCCGATCAGTCAAGTGAGCAACACAATAGGACATAGCGCCTGAAGAGGCAATGGCTTAAGGTTTCTAGCCGGTATAACCTGAACATCTGTCAGGTTGTGACAGAATAAGAAACAGAGGCTGCAATTTTCTGTAGCCGATAATGAAAGGTGAGAAACTTAGAGTTTTGGTTGCAGTTAATATTTAAGAGTACAGCTTTCTGGTGATGAgagatgaaattgatgtgCCTGTAGCTCATCaagtaaaaaaaaataagaCAGAAATGCTTATATCACAATTTTGGCTTATTTTATTAGCATTGGTCAAATTATGCCTATGTGTACCTACGGTATCtgatttggaaaagagaCACTGGGGAAATAAAGAGTGTATTAGAAATGCGTGCCCTGGACTCGATTTCAAATGGCGTAGTACATACTATGGGATTATGAATTATGACATGAATGTAATTGGTGTGAATTATTTGGGGAAAGATAGTTACGAAGTAACAATCCATGTCGTTGGTGACAAGCAAATCCCGCTCAAGTTTCTGTACTCGTTGTCGATCTCTAATATCGGAGGTCCAGATAGAATTGTTCCACTGCACCATTGCGACAAGGGAATTAATAAGATTGACAATCCTACTGATTTTACTGCGACTTTTGTAGTAAATTCCAGGCCGGATTTATTCGGGCGTGTTTGGATGCCAGACTTCAAGTTAGACTTCGAGTATGTCCTTGGACCGGCACGTCAGTATGCCAAGGAGTGGAAATGGGGTAAAACGTCATTTTCATTGGCCAGTGGTTGTGATCTGGCCGATTTCTGGGGTCGTTCGTATGCTGATTTTCCTGGGTTTGTCTGGAACTACAAGGCGAGATGCGGCGTAAATCCTTCATCCACGACAATTACTAGtttgagtttttcaagCAAGGAAACTCCTTCGACTGCTTCTGTTTCTACGTCTTCTGTGAGATCTTCAGAAGTTACCTCaacaagatcaatttcaagtggAATCTCAAGTAGTCAGTCCTCGCTGGGACCAGGTGGATTTACTTCCAGGAGTTCGGGTACAACAGCTTCAACCATTAGTTCTTTGcaaccatcttcatcgaacACCGAACATGGCTCTGCGACTGGTACAAGTGGTTCTGCAACCAAAAGcagttcatcttttctATCAGCTGGCATTTCGAGCTCTGCAAAGatttcgtcttcttctaaCGCAGCAGCCAGTTCGTCGAGCTCCCCAGTAAGACCGTCAATCATCAGCTCAGCTGCCACTTcctcaagttcttcaaagaaactttcGAGTTCAAGCGAAGCAGCGATCTCATCTActtcctttgaaagatcttcgATCACTGGCCCTTCCTCTGCAGCTCCAACAAAATCTGGTATATCGTCGAAAGATTCGGTCTCTACGAGCTTTGCTCAGAGATCGTCATCTTCTAGTGCGGCAGCTAGCTCATCGGGCTCTCCTGTCAGATCTTCAACCTTTAGCTCATCCTCTGCAGCTCCAATGGCATCTAGTATGTCGTCAAAAGACTCGATCTCAACAAAGATATCGTCATCTTCTAGTGCTGCAGTCAGCTCATCAAGCTCTCCGGTGAGATCTTCAGCCTTTAGCTCATCTTCTGGTGCTTTAAGAACATCTAGTAAAGACTCTGTCTCCACCTTCTCGAGCTCTTTTAAGATGTCATATTCGTCTTCTAACGCAGCAGCCAGCTCGTCAGCATCTCCAATGAGATCTTCAATCATCAGCTCAGCTGTCACTACCTCGGAATCTGTAAAGAGACCTTCGTCTTCTAGTGCAGCAGCTAGCTCATCAGGTTCTCCAGTTAGATCTTCGATTATCAGCTCAGCTTTCACTTCGTCGGCGTCTGCAAAGAGCCCTTCATCTTCTAACGCAGCAGCCACTTCGTCGAGCGGTGTGAAGAAGTCTTCAACCTCTGCTTCGGCGGCTGCCAGCTCAAGTGGCCCAGGCTCAGCATCACCTGGCTTCTCTACGAAAGATTCGGATGCCACTTTCTCAAGCAATATGAAAGAACCATCCGTCACCTTTGGCTCATCTCTCAAAACCGGTGAATATTTTTCCACCAGTTCTTATCTGAAACCATCAACAGACTCAAGTAGAAATGCAGCCACCTCTTTGTCAACCGAGAGTTCAGCAAAGCAATTGCCAAGTTCCTCTGATTCTTCGAAGAGGACTTCCACAACAAAACCTTCTACCCCATCAGATACAGAGATAATTACATCACACtctagttcttcaaaaaatgCAGGTACTACTCACTTGGATACTGTGACCTACTCGACAACTGTATATTCCCCATGGGAAGGTGCCTTCACAAGTACCTATTTCACCGAAAGAAGGACGGTTCCAGCTCAGAGCGGATATGTTGGAGAGGAAGTGATCTACTTTGTTGAGACTCCCTCTGCCCGTTATCAAAATACGACGGTTAATCCTTCATCAAGTCGCCAATCATCTGATTCAGCAAAATCAACTGTAAGAACGGTATCTTANNNGGGTATGAGTTCACTtacaacttcttccaacaCCGGTTCAACTGGACCGTCATCGGTCATCAGTCCATCAGCTGTTGTCTCATCGGCTACAAGCGTGCCATCAGCTAAAGGGTCTTCCACAAACAGTGGATCATTGACCAAAACACAGGTTACGACCTCCGTTGCTAGCTCATTagcatcatcttccaacTTCTATCCATCTAGTGTCAGTTCTGCTGTGAGATCCTCATCAGCAGCGGCTCCATCTGTTGCAAGCTCCTCAATAGCCAGCGCTTCAAGGTCTTCTTCCACTGTCAATACACCATCCAGTTCTGCTTTGAGATCTTCATCAGCAAGCGCTACTCGTTCAGTGAGCAGAAATTCAGTCTCAATCTCGTCCTTGGCTGGCTCTTCCAGTACAGTATCCAGTCCTTCCGATGGGAATAC
The window above is part of the Torulaspora delbrueckii CBS 1146 chromosome 3, complete genome genome. Proteins encoded here:
- the TDEL0C00460 gene encoding uncharacterized protein gives rise to the protein MRDEIDVPVAHQVKKNKTEMLISQFWLILLALVKLCLCVPTVSDLEKRHWGNKECIRNACPGLDFKWRSTYYGIMNYDMNVIGVNYLGKDSYEVTIHVVGDKQIPLKFLYSLSISNIGGPDRIVPLHHCDKGINKIDNPTDFTATFVVNSRPDLFGRVWMPDFKLDFEYVLGPARQYAKEWKWGKTSFSLASGCDLADFWGRSYADFPGFVWNYKARCGVNPSSTTITSLSFSSKETPSTASVSTSSVRSSEVTSTRSISSGISSSQSSLGPGGFTSRSSGTTASTISSLQPSSSNTEHGSATGTSGSATKSSSSFLSAGISSSAKISSSSNAAASSSSSPVRPSIISSAATSSSSSKKLSSSSEAAISSTSFERSSITGPSSAAPTKSGISSKDSVSTSFAQRSSSSSAAASSSGSPVRSSTFSSSSAAPMASSMSSKDSISTKISSSSSAAVSSSSSPVRSSAFSSSSGALRTSSKDSVSTFSSSFKMSYSSSNAAASSSASPMRSSIISSAVTTSESVKRPSSSSAAASSSGSPVRSSIISSAFTSSASAKSPSSSNAAATSSSGVKKSSTSASAAASSSGPGSASPGFSTKDSDATFSSNMKEPSVTFGSSLKTGEYFSTSSYLKPSTDSSRNAATSLSTESSAKQLPSSSDSSKRTSTTKPSTPSDTEIITSHSSSSKNAGTTHLDTVTYSTTVYSPWEGAFTSTYFTERRTVPAQSGYVGEEVIYFVETPSARYQNTTVNPSSSRQSSDSAKSTVRTVSXXGMSSLTTSSNTGSTGPSSVISPSAVVSSATSVPSAKGSSTNSGSLTKTQVTTSVASSLASSSNFYPSSVSSAVRSSSAAAPSVASSSIASASRSSSTVNTPSSSALRSSSASATRSVSRNSVSISSLAGSSSTVSSPSDGNTASSSVVRSSSPATSSIASSSVATSSTPSSAAHSVSSSAVRSSSANASASSTRDSAATASVVSSLRSSSADASRSLTRDSAATSSAVSSLRSSSAVDAPSSSALRASSADASGSLTRDSVSTSSAAKSSRSSSTSATRSLTRDSADTSSVWISSISPSAARSSVVTFSRSATTISQPSISSSDTLRSSTKRSTETPTTVASSLASSASPSTTSNSIKSQSSHHSDESIRVSTTTGSSSFTRDSFGSSSVTQSSSAVRPLSSYSISGSSSRKTTYASSKASNPSSDFTNSAFTVTNLTTKKPQSGSSRTRDQASTEVPSLTRDAGWTETGIASKSSASNAIRSSTMASSNTGMASCRIPITTTMQSLSRSSSLSEFESKTEESGVSGFGSSTETGSPNKHSISTVTEPFTTAMGPSTPASALTASTKSDSTSTNGASTSEISLLSQETVPPVIASTTASLTRDSISTETSLSSKDLTLITSTSISTISVKSSHLAVNTAATESGFSSKPSTSVLSFTRGITETSLPNKDPTATATISSTTDSVPTETDSSTKEVTSDASYTEDSASALTSPLTNTPASTITSSSSSIVTRIASLSKDSTETRSFTKNVAEIEGTSTSEPTVTATGLVISNSNGAATEVPSDRSFTTAYTESSSDNIAITKSSSSTLASPTDIQINTRSDIVQTTLISSSSAVITTAPTASMHSTLQRTTTKASSHSITTNYQGSGSRLDFRSPWLYLAMIPMAIL